In Halobaculum magnesiiphilum, the following proteins share a genomic window:
- a CDS encoding RNA-guided endonuclease InsQ/TnpB family protein, with protein sequence MMESQALVKTLDFQLDIESDNEGLLHDATHESRTAYNETIRLAKAGIDRREIPDRVADGVDLVKNTTQRIVAKALTAMDSFHEHDDIGLPSHTKSGPYPLRANYGEGYTLSTTGTGDVAFRISAKPYKHVIGFLDGSEVHLDILKTALSDDCWSIGTAEAMFHDGTPELHVTVTNTEQQVRDKQSSRTVVGVDVNEDNVALTAVSKNGVDDTVIIDFPEIKFERHRYFTMRKRIQKAGKWSMHDTLTGREERFVRDRLHKISRSVVEWATRLENPCIVFEDLKEMPDRIDYGARMNRRLHRLPFRALQSFMSYKAAFKNIPTVWIDPAYTSQRCALCGHIERTNRNRKRFKCRSCGRQDHADRNASVNIALKEVKQGQSWNVPALNSLPQVRKVRRPASGAVDAPSVTHPLARGHQTDGSVGVSD encoded by the coding sequence GTGATGGAATCACAGGCACTCGTCAAAACGCTGGACTTCCAGCTCGATATCGAGAGCGACAACGAGGGTCTGTTACACGATGCTACTCACGAGTCGCGAACAGCGTACAACGAGACTATTCGACTCGCAAAAGCCGGTATCGATCGGAGAGAGATCCCGGATCGGGTTGCCGATGGTGTCGATCTTGTAAAGAACACTACACAGCGTATCGTCGCAAAAGCGCTCACCGCGATGGATAGCTTCCACGAGCACGACGACATCGGTCTCCCGAGCCACACCAAATCTGGTCCATATCCGCTCCGTGCCAACTACGGCGAGGGATACACTCTCTCAACGACTGGCACAGGAGACGTTGCATTTCGGATCAGCGCGAAACCGTACAAACACGTCATCGGTTTCCTCGACGGTAGCGAGGTGCACCTCGATATACTGAAAACCGCACTCTCAGACGACTGTTGGAGCATCGGGACAGCGGAAGCGATGTTCCACGACGGTACCCCGGAACTACACGTTACCGTCACCAACACGGAACAGCAAGTTCGGGACAAGCAGAGCTCACGAACCGTCGTTGGAGTCGACGTGAACGAAGACAATGTCGCTCTCACGGCTGTCTCGAAAAACGGTGTTGATGACACGGTGATCATCGACTTCCCCGAGATCAAATTCGAGCGTCACCGCTACTTCACCATGCGCAAGCGAATCCAGAAAGCGGGGAAGTGGAGTATGCACGACACATTGACGGGACGTGAGGAACGGTTCGTCCGGGACCGACTCCACAAGATCAGCCGATCTGTCGTCGAGTGGGCCACCCGATTGGAAAATCCGTGCATCGTCTTTGAAGACCTCAAAGAGATGCCCGACCGGATCGATTACGGAGCGCGCATGAATCGTCGCCTGCATCGACTACCGTTCCGTGCGTTGCAGTCCTTCATGTCGTACAAGGCGGCGTTCAAAAATATACCGACAGTCTGGATCGATCCGGCGTACACGAGTCAGCGGTGTGCATTGTGTGGTCACATCGAACGTACGAACCGTAACAGGAAGCGGTTCAAGTGTCGCTCGTGTGGACGACAGGATCACGCCGATCGGAATGCAAGCGTCAATATCGCGTTGAAAGAAGTCAAACAAGGCCAATCTTGGAATGTGCCCGCTCTCAACAGCCTTCCACAGGTTCGGAAGGTGCGACGGCCGGCATCGGGGGCCGTGGACGCCCCGTCCGTGACCCACCCTCTCGCCCGAGGTCATCAGACCGACGGTAGCGTGGGAGTTTCAGACTAA
- a CDS encoding Rieske (2Fe-2S) protein, whose amino-acid sequence MDEDARVADAGDVHEGETLLFTVRDADGELAEAFCTRLSDGTVVAYRNYCQHWTDVRLDKGDGARVTNGEVWCRKHGATFQLDTGVCDFGPCEGSVMESVDVTVADGGMYLNDEEYALEHLGPSGVDGGDGGDSRIDFTGN is encoded by the coding sequence ATGGACGAGGACGCGCGCGTCGCCGACGCCGGCGACGTGCACGAGGGCGAGACGTTGTTGTTCACCGTCCGCGACGCCGACGGGGAACTCGCGGAGGCGTTCTGCACCCGCCTGTCGGACGGGACGGTCGTCGCGTATCGCAATTACTGCCAGCACTGGACGGACGTGCGCCTCGACAAGGGCGACGGCGCCCGCGTCACGAACGGCGAGGTGTGGTGTCGGAAACACGGTGCCACGTTCCAGCTCGACACCGGCGTCTGCGACTTCGGCCCCTGCGAGGGCTCGGTGATGGAGTCGGTGGACGTGACCGTCGCCGACGGCGGTATGTACCTCAATGACGAGGAGTACGCCCTCGAGCACCTCGGGCCCAGCGGCGTCGACGGGGGCGACGGCGGCGACAGCCGGATCGACTTCACCGGGAACTGA
- a CDS encoding aminotransferase class IV, which yields MSDDGPAPTGADAGDRDADAAAGGNGGDNDRDDHDDLVYHVAGDLVPANEASVSVTDRGFQYGDAAFETVRAYGGTLWRWDAHVERLFDSLDALGMPADEMGLSALDLEARVRDTLRANDLADAYVRLSVTRGEAAGFAPPAADRTDPTVVVLVKPLPRGGSPDAGGESVWDGPATLQTVKTRRVSDRAIPSEAKTHNYLNNVLARVETRVTGADEAVMLDDDGRVAECATANLFFVADDAIRTPSLDGPVLPGVTRAEVLDIAREEGFPIEEGAYTPDDVRGADEAFIASSIREIRPVGTYDGVDIGGVSESVDSEARVTSSLGGPVTTLLSRLYDERVEAECYGDDPEDDPGVDGADIGGHGGGDIDGDSGGGDADHAPE from the coding sequence ATGAGCGACGACGGACCGGCGCCGACCGGCGCGGACGCGGGCGACCGCGATGCCGACGCGGCGGCCGGCGGCAACGGCGGCGACAACGACCGCGACGACCACGACGACCTCGTCTACCACGTCGCCGGCGACCTCGTGCCCGCGAACGAGGCGTCGGTGTCGGTGACGGACCGCGGGTTCCAGTACGGCGACGCGGCCTTCGAGACGGTCCGGGCGTACGGCGGGACGCTCTGGCGGTGGGACGCCCACGTCGAGCGCCTGTTCGACAGCCTCGACGCGCTGGGGATGCCGGCCGACGAGATGGGGCTGTCGGCGCTGGATCTGGAGGCCCGCGTTCGGGACACCCTCCGCGCGAACGACCTCGCGGACGCGTACGTTCGTCTGTCGGTGACGCGCGGGGAGGCCGCGGGGTTCGCGCCGCCCGCGGCCGACCGGACGGATCCCACGGTCGTCGTCCTGGTGAAGCCGCTTCCGCGGGGCGGCAGCCCCGACGCAGGCGGCGAGTCCGTCTGGGACGGTCCGGCGACGCTCCAGACGGTGAAGACCAGACGGGTGTCCGACCGGGCGATCCCCAGCGAGGCGAAGACGCACAACTACCTCAACAACGTCCTCGCCCGCGTCGAGACGCGCGTCACCGGCGCCGACGAGGCCGTCATGCTCGACGACGACGGTCGCGTCGCCGAATGTGCGACGGCGAACCTCTTCTTCGTCGCCGACGACGCGATCCGCACTCCCTCGCTGGACGGGCCGGTGCTCCCCGGCGTCACCCGCGCGGAGGTACTCGACATCGCCCGCGAGGAAGGGTTCCCGATCGAGGAGGGCGCGTACACACCCGACGACGTTCGCGGCGCCGACGAGGCGTTCATCGCCTCCTCGATCCGCGAGATCCGCCCGGTCGGAACGTACGACGGCGTGGATATCGGCGGCGTCTCCGAATCGGTAGATTCGGAGGCACGAGTGACCTCGTCCCTCGGAGGACCGGTGACGACGCTGCTGTCGAGACTGTACGACGAACGCGTGGAGGCGGAGTGTTACGGGGACGACCCGGAGGACGACCCCGGTGTTGACGGAGCCGACATCGGCGGCCACGGCGGCGGCGACATCGACGGCGACAGCGGCGGCGGCGACGCGGACCACGCGCCGGAATAG
- a CDS encoding anthranilate synthase component II translates to MTRVLVVDNYDSFAYNLVQYVGELADEVLVRRNDRVGVGDIRALDPDGIVVSPGPGTPEEAGVSIPVFRELAYPTLGVCLGHQALCAANGAAVTLAPEVVHGKPSDVRHDGRGVFGDLPDRVAVGRYHSLCVEHDAIPPELVETAWTDDEREVVMGVRHADRPHVGVQFHPESILTPDGKAMIRNFLGICDRGGIE, encoded by the coding sequence ATGACCCGCGTCCTCGTCGTCGACAACTACGACTCGTTCGCGTACAACCTCGTCCAGTACGTCGGCGAGCTGGCCGACGAGGTGCTCGTCCGGCGCAACGACCGCGTCGGCGTCGGCGACATTCGCGCCCTCGACCCGGACGGGATCGTCGTCTCCCCAGGCCCCGGAACCCCCGAGGAGGCCGGCGTCTCGATCCCGGTGTTCCGTGAGCTCGCGTACCCGACGCTGGGCGTCTGTCTGGGCCACCAGGCGCTGTGTGCCGCCAACGGCGCCGCGGTCACGCTCGCCCCCGAGGTCGTCCACGGGAAGCCCTCGGACGTGCGCCACGACGGCCGCGGCGTGTTCGGCGACCTCCCCGACCGCGTCGCGGTCGGCAGGTACCACTCGCTGTGCGTCGAACACGACGCGATCCCGCCGGAGCTGGTCGAGACCGCCTGGACGGACGACGAGCGCGAGGTGGTGATGGGCGTGCGCCACGCGGACCGGCCCCACGTCGGCGTGCAGTTCCACCCCGAGAGCATCCTCACGCCCGACGGGAAGGCGATGATCCGCAACTTCCTCGGGATCTGCGACCGAGGTGGGATCGAATGA
- a CDS encoding anthranilate synthase component I family protein, translated as METVTDRERFRRLAADAPADARIPVECRVAVADPFDAYRRARRGGRPGIFYETTGGQSGWGHFGVDPAETLTVGPEAVVRDPDHPGHGDYAAPSPTLSALSGLLDAGRLVRGDCEVPYPCGAFGWLSYDVARELESFPEDGAVDDRGLPRLQAAVYGTLASWEEPRGDGETTLRVTSCPRLAEHADADAAYDAGVAAGGDLIGRIRDGDPEVGSAPATDDDGAAAPDGDESGPPDGDDAARASASATFESDCGRAAYADCVRRVRESIRAGDTFQANVSQRLAAPAAVHPVTAYAALRARNPAPYSGLVEFPGVDLVSASPELLLRREPADDDPVGDSSDDGGAGGARLETEPIAGTRPRGDDPEADDALEAELAGDEKERAEHAMLVDLERNDLGKVSEYGSVSVPEYRRVDRYSEVMHLVSLVEGTERADRSLADTLAAVFPGGTITGAPKPKTMAIIDALEGTRRGPYTGAMFAAGFDGRLVANIVIRTLVRTADRYHLRVGAGIVHDSDPEAEYEETLAKARALVRSVDDALDADMTVEGESDGASEGGRSADEPGTGVDE; from the coding sequence ATGGAGACGGTCACGGACCGCGAGCGGTTCCGACGGCTCGCGGCCGACGCCCCCGCCGACGCCCGGATCCCCGTCGAGTGCCGGGTCGCGGTCGCGGACCCCTTCGACGCCTACCGCCGCGCGCGACGCGGCGGCCGGCCCGGGATATTCTACGAGACGACGGGCGGCCAATCCGGTTGGGGACACTTCGGCGTCGACCCCGCGGAGACGCTGACGGTCGGTCCCGAGGCGGTCGTCCGCGACCCCGACCACCCGGGCCACGGCGACTACGCCGCCCCGTCGCCGACGCTGTCGGCGCTCTCGGGGCTGCTCGACGCCGGGAGGCTCGTCCGCGGCGACTGCGAGGTGCCGTACCCGTGTGGCGCCTTCGGCTGGCTCTCGTACGACGTCGCCCGCGAGTTGGAGTCGTTCCCCGAGGACGGCGCGGTCGACGACCGCGGCCTGCCCCGCCTCCAGGCGGCCGTGTACGGGACCCTCGCGTCGTGGGAGGAGCCGCGGGGGGACGGGGAGACGACACTCCGGGTCACGTCCTGTCCCCGACTCGCGGAGCACGCGGACGCCGACGCAGCCTACGACGCCGGCGTCGCCGCCGGCGGCGACCTGATCGGCCGGATACGCGACGGCGACCCAGAGGTCGGCTCCGCGCCCGCCACCGACGACGACGGTGCCGCGGCCCCCGACGGCGACGAGTCCGGGCCGCCCGACGGCGACGACGCCGCGCGGGCATCGGCGTCGGCGACCTTCGAGAGCGACTGCGGCCGCGCGGCGTACGCCGACTGCGTCCGCCGGGTCAGGGAGTCGATCCGCGCGGGCGACACCTTCCAGGCGAACGTGAGCCAGCGCCTGGCGGCGCCGGCGGCGGTGCACCCCGTCACCGCCTACGCGGCGCTGCGGGCGCGCAACCCAGCCCCCTACTCCGGATTGGTGGAGTTCCCCGGCGTCGACCTCGTGAGCGCCAGCCCCGAACTCCTCCTCCGCCGGGAGCCGGCCGACGACGACCCTGTCGGAGACAGCAGTGACGACGGGGGCGCCGGGGGGGCTCGACTCGAAACGGAGCCCATCGCCGGCACCCGGCCCCGCGGCGACGACCCGGAGGCCGACGACGCGCTGGAGGCCGAACTCGCGGGCGACGAGAAGGAGCGCGCGGAACACGCGATGCTGGTCGACCTCGAGCGCAACGACCTCGGGAAGGTCAGCGAGTACGGCAGCGTCTCGGTGCCGGAGTACCGCCGGGTCGACCGCTACTCGGAGGTGATGCACCTCGTCTCGCTGGTCGAGGGGACAGAGCGCGCCGACCGCTCGCTGGCGGACACGCTCGCGGCGGTGTTCCCCGGCGGCACCATCACCGGCGCGCCGAAGCCGAAGACGATGGCGATCATCGACGCGCTGGAGGGCACCCGCCGGGGACCGTACACGGGGGCGATGTTCGCCGCCGGCTTCGACGGCCGCCTCGTCGCCAACATCGTCATCCGGACGCTCGTGCGCACTGCCGACCGGTATCACCTCCGGGTGGGCGCGGGCATCGTCCACGATTCCGACCCCGAGGCCGAGTACGAGGAAACGCTGGCGAAGGCCCGCGCGCTCGTCAGGTCCGTGGACGACGCGCTCGATGCGGACATGACGGTCGAGGGAGAGAGTGACGGGGCGAGCGAGGGAGGGCGCAGCGCGGACGAACCGGGCACGGGGGTGGACGAATGA
- a CDS encoding helix-hairpin-helix domain-containing protein, with protein sequence MGLLQQIKRLLGIGGDQSGGRATETSVTVERERDEPETTSEDAVKGTDEDDDAGGVDGSEVDEDADAAASTGSTVDADDEGAAEPAEAAASPATESVDEEVDGDAGEEVDEDDDDVAEADETGEDDDEPVATDTDAAASTDSLVDEAEATDEAAAKAEPAEAAGPESEDVTTDVDDIEPDADDEATDAGDEDDGAAADTADVPVDQVKGIGPAYAERLEEIGIETVADLAAADAEAVADRTSVSEKRVGRWIDRAAEFEA encoded by the coding sequence ATGGGACTCCTTCAGCAGATCAAGCGACTGCTTGGCATCGGAGGCGATCAGTCGGGCGGTCGGGCGACCGAGACGTCGGTGACGGTGGAACGCGAGCGCGACGAGCCGGAGACGACGAGCGAGGACGCCGTCAAAGGGACCGACGAGGACGACGACGCTGGGGGCGTCGACGGCAGCGAAGTCGACGAGGACGCGGACGCCGCCGCCTCGACCGGGTCGACCGTCGACGCCGACGACGAGGGCGCCGCCGAACCCGCGGAGGCCGCCGCGAGCCCCGCCACGGAGTCGGTCGACGAGGAAGTCGACGGAGACGCCGGCGAGGAAGTCGACGAGGATGACGACGACGTCGCGGAGGCGGACGAGACGGGCGAGGACGACGACGAACCCGTCGCCACGGACACCGACGCCGCCGCCTCCACGGACTCGCTGGTCGACGAGGCGGAGGCCACGGACGAGGCGGCCGCGAAGGCCGAGCCCGCCGAGGCCGCCGGCCCCGAATCCGAGGACGTTACGACCGACGTGGACGATATCGAGCCCGACGCCGACGACGAAGCGACCGACGCCGGCGACGAGGACGACGGAGCCGCCGCCGATACCGCCGACGTTCCGGTCGACCAGGTCAAGGGGATCGGTCCCGCGTACGCTGAACGCCTCGAAGAGATCGGGATCGAGACGGTGGCGGACCTGGCGGCCGCCGACGCCGAGGCGGTCGCGGACCGGACCAGCGTTTCCGAGAAGCGCGTCGGGCGCTGGATCGACCGCGCGGCCGAGTTCGAGGCGTAG
- a CDS encoding shikimate dehydrogenase has product MDVYGLIGNPVGHSLSPPMHEAAYDALGMDARYVTFEPDADDGAAAVDAAATLDVAGLNVTVPFKRDVLEAVEPDDLAAEVGAVNTVDFRSDPPRGYNTDVAGVRRAFDHHGVERDGAAAVVVGAGGAGRAAAFALAEGAASLHIANRTAERAESLAAEVRSALADDPDTPTAVSAGGLDSLAERVPDADLLVNATTVGMESDVTPVPATYLHDGLAVLDAVYAPLETRLLREAADAGATTVDGAWMLLYQGVEAFERWTGEEAPVDVMNEALRAELR; this is encoded by the coding sequence ATGGACGTGTACGGACTCATCGGGAACCCGGTCGGGCACTCGCTGTCGCCGCCGATGCACGAGGCGGCGTACGACGCGCTCGGGATGGACGCCCGCTACGTCACCTTCGAGCCGGACGCCGACGACGGCGCCGCCGCCGTCGACGCGGCGGCGACGCTCGATGTCGCGGGACTGAACGTGACGGTGCCGTTCAAGCGGGACGTGCTGGAGGCGGTCGAGCCGGACGACCTCGCGGCCGAGGTCGGCGCGGTGAACACGGTCGACTTCCGGAGCGACCCGCCGCGTGGGTACAACACCGACGTGGCCGGCGTCCGCCGGGCGTTCGACCACCACGGCGTCGAGCGCGACGGCGCCGCCGCCGTCGTCGTCGGGGCCGGCGGCGCCGGACGGGCGGCCGCGTTCGCGCTCGCCGAGGGAGCAGCGTCGCTCCACATCGCGAACCGCACCGCCGAACGCGCGGAGTCGCTCGCGGCGGAGGTTCGTTCGGCGCTTGCGGACGACCCGGACACGCCGACGGCCGTCTCCGCGGGCGGGCTCGACTCGCTGGCCGAGCGCGTTCCGGACGCGGACCTGCTGGTGAACGCGACGACCGTCGGGATGGAGTCCGACGTGACCCCCGTTCCCGCCACGTACTTGCACGACGGGCTGGCCGTGCTCGATGCGGTGTACGCCCCCCTGGAGACGCGCCTGTTGCGGGAGGCGGCCGACGCCGGCGCGACGACGGTCGACGGCGCGTGGATGCTGCTGTACCAGGGGGTCGAGGCGTTCGAGCGCTGGACCGGCGAGGAGGCGCCGGTGGACGTGATGAACGAGGCGCTGCGTGCGGAACTGCGGTGA